Proteins co-encoded in one Candidatus Binatia bacterium genomic window:
- a CDS encoding thiamine diphosphokinase translates to MSVAVILTHGIPPSRETLRQAVSAASLFVCADGAADHALAYGVTPHVVIGDMDSVTKDTLARFASAEVVLDADTETTDTEKAIRYVIARGGFRQILLLGASADRLDHVVGHLSLLLRYSDRIAITLLDERCRAFVATGTTTLDFPAGTVVSFFAVGGPATGVTTQGLRYPLAQDRLELGVRDSISNVVEARPATVAVEQGRLLFFIVTDP, encoded by the coding sequence GTGAGCGTCGCCGTCATCCTGACCCACGGAATCCCGCCCTCGCGCGAGACGCTCCGGCAGGCCGTCTCGGCCGCGTCGCTGTTCGTCTGCGCCGACGGAGCGGCGGACCACGCCCTGGCCTACGGCGTCACGCCGCACGTCGTGATCGGCGACATGGATTCGGTGACGAAGGATACCCTCGCGCGCTTCGCCAGCGCCGAGGTGGTCCTCGACGCCGACACCGAGACCACCGACACCGAGAAGGCGATCCGCTACGTGATCGCCCGGGGCGGCTTTCGCCAGATCCTGCTCCTGGGCGCGAGCGCCGACCGCCTGGACCACGTGGTCGGCCACCTCTCGCTCCTCTTGCGCTACTCCGACCGGATCGCGATCACGCTGCTGGACGAGCGCTGCCGCGCCTTCGTCGCGACCGGAACGACCACGCTCGACTTCCCTGCCGGCACCGTCGTGTCCTTCTTCGCCGTGGGCGGGCCCGCGACCGGGGTGACGACGCAGGGCTTGCGGTACCCGCTGGCCCAGGACCGGCTGGAGCTGGGCGTGCGGGATTCCATCTCGAACGTCGTCGAGGCGCGCCCCGCGACCGTGGCCGTGGAGCAGGGCCGGCTGCTCTTCTTCATCGTGACGGACCCGTAG
- a CDS encoding ATP-binding protein has protein sequence MSNTLPDGASVGAAAGGALQQHFENAPIGMLLLGEDRAILRANETVASITGLAPAILSGSPFRRFLSTDAPLDLEDRIFEELEHSGRWLGEVEIRTSIGDTSPMLVAITPVSDCAPVRYVVTVFELGNQRWIEAESSRRAAELSALSAIAVATGSSTDFDEMLHAAAREIVEGLEVDACWIHCRDAWGPELRLGAGATHLDPSLRISSYMIPDAKNPALLRAAEARELVTESELLDRSIATVMHVPLLSRDDMVGVLSILSVEGEKLSTRSSDLLCAIGYKIGTAIQNVRLLESVRRQQQELKEKNDELETLVSQLLEADRLKNEFLANTSHELRTPLNSIIGFLNLVIDGLCENEEERMELLNHALTSGRHLLSLINDVLDLARMEAGRLQVEVGEVDLSAVLNEVAATMAVQAREKYLDLYCPRIPEGVRVSADESRLRQVFVNVIGNAIKFTPKGTVTIGLETPAGEPFVEVWVRDTGIGVGQEKMARLFHKFSQGDTSTTRKFGGTGLGLVIVKELVEMMGGSVRLESAGDGKGTLVTMRLARVAGRAPATGPSR, from the coding sequence ATGTCGAACACCCTGCCCGACGGCGCGTCCGTAGGGGCCGCGGCCGGCGGCGCGCTTCAGCAGCATTTCGAGAACGCCCCGATCGGGATGCTCCTGCTCGGCGAGGACCGCGCGATCCTGCGCGCCAACGAGACGGTCGCCTCGATCACCGGGCTGGCTCCCGCGATCCTCTCCGGCTCTCCCTTCCGCCGCTTCCTCTCCACCGACGCTCCGCTCGATCTGGAGGACCGGATCTTCGAGGAGCTGGAGCACTCGGGACGCTGGCTCGGCGAGGTGGAGATCCGGACCTCGATCGGGGACACGAGCCCGATGCTGGTCGCGATCACCCCGGTCTCGGATTGCGCCCCGGTGCGCTACGTGGTCACGGTGTTCGAGCTGGGAAACCAGCGATGGATCGAGGCGGAGTCCAGCCGGCGCGCGGCCGAGCTGTCCGCGCTCTCGGCGATCGCCGTGGCCACGGGGAGCAGCACCGATTTCGACGAGATGCTCCACGCCGCGGCCCGGGAGATCGTCGAAGGGCTGGAGGTGGACGCCTGCTGGATCCACTGCCGCGACGCGTGGGGCCCCGAGCTTCGCCTGGGCGCGGGCGCGACGCACCTCGATCCCTCGCTCCGGATCTCCTCCTACATGATCCCCGACGCGAAGAACCCCGCGCTCCTGCGTGCCGCCGAGGCCCGCGAGCTGGTCACCGAATCGGAGCTGCTCGACCGGAGCATCGCCACGGTGATGCACGTGCCGCTCCTCTCCCGCGACGACATGGTCGGCGTGCTGTCCATCCTGAGCGTGGAGGGAGAGAAGCTCTCGACGCGGAGCTCCGATCTCCTGTGCGCCATCGGCTACAAGATCGGGACCGCGATCCAGAACGTGCGGCTCCTGGAATCGGTGCGCCGCCAGCAGCAGGAGCTGAAGGAGAAGAACGACGAGCTGGAGACCCTGGTGTCGCAGCTCCTCGAGGCGGACCGCCTCAAGAACGAGTTCCTGGCCAACACCAGCCACGAGCTCCGCACGCCGCTCAATTCGATCATCGGCTTCCTGAACCTCGTCATCGACGGCCTGTGCGAGAACGAGGAGGAGCGGATGGAGCTGTTGAACCACGCCCTGACCAGCGGGCGCCACCTGCTCTCCCTCATCAACGACGTGCTGGACCTGGCCCGGATGGAGGCCGGCCGGCTGCAGGTGGAGGTGGGCGAGGTGGACCTGAGCGCGGTCCTGAACGAGGTGGCCGCCACGATGGCCGTACAGGCGCGCGAGAAGTACCTCGATCTCTACTGCCCGCGGATTCCCGAGGGGGTCCGTGTGAGCGCGGACGAGTCGCGCCTCCGCCAGGTGTTCGTGAACGTGATCGGGAACGCGATCAAGTTCACGCCCAAGGGCACCGTCACGATCGGCCTCGAGACGCCCGCGGGGGAGCCGTTCGTGGAAGTCTGGGTGCGCGATACCGGGATCGGGGTGGGCCAGGAGAAGATGGCGCGGCTGTTCCACAAGTTCTCGCAGGGGGACACCTCGACGACGCGGAAGTTCGGCGGGACGGGACTCGGTCTCGTGATCGTCAAGGAGCTGGTCGAGATGATGGGGGGAAGCGTTCGCCTGGAGAGCGCGGGCGACGGGAAGGGAACGCTCGTCACGATGCGGCTCGCGCGGGTCGCGGGCCGCGCCCCGGCTACGGGTCCGTCACGATGA
- a CDS encoding T9SS type A sorting domain-containing protein translates to MKPAQRDSVRSHPHLLRVPFLLSVLTLLGATIGAEASPLRDRDVSLRRQDWFWSGVPVGKSGLVADHARIEWYLPRVPVVERDLNPALSNEQGGSDAHPALELSIRPPTGEALIDSSDWTGIVQQLDLVGLDLSGLQAVEIWVNDFHAQHTSTKAILRVALGRFSEDAFWDPKNPPNFDLDTEDKNQDGRLDRFDPSSPDYLVFDEDTGLDGLHDAEEPGYAGLGSDPNGDDYRYNPQSAPDDHSRINGTEGNGIHGTDARPDTEDLNRDGGLDLDEDYHEVGIDLADTAFVLVDVPRDDRDNPSIDSSNGWRQFRIPLEAFGVQGRPNWPYVPAIRLAIEGMADTLRLQIGGIRFVGVPAPPVAPRIVLRQNRPNPFNPSTTIEYELSREERVRLEVFDVTGRRVATLVDRVQGDGLHRAFWSGRDDRGRPVPSGVYVYRLRTDAGEASHRMVLVK, encoded by the coding sequence ATGAAACCCGCTCAACGGGATTCGGTGCGGTCCCACCCGCACCTGCTTCGAGTGCCCTTCCTCCTCTCCGTGCTCACTCTTCTCGGCGCCACGATCGGAGCCGAAGCTTCGCCATTACGGGATCGGGACGTCTCGCTTCGTCGCCAGGACTGGTTCTGGTCCGGCGTGCCCGTGGGCAAGTCGGGCCTTGTCGCGGATCATGCCCGGATCGAGTGGTACCTCCCACGAGTGCCGGTGGTCGAGCGTGACCTGAACCCGGCTCTCTCGAACGAACAGGGCGGCAGCGACGCCCATCCCGCCCTGGAGCTCTCGATCCGCCCTCCGACCGGGGAGGCCCTGATCGATTCCTCGGACTGGACCGGAATCGTGCAGCAGCTCGATCTCGTGGGCTTGGACCTCTCCGGGTTGCAAGCCGTCGAGATCTGGGTGAACGATTTTCACGCCCAGCACACGTCCACGAAAGCGATCCTGCGCGTGGCGCTCGGGCGCTTCAGCGAGGACGCGTTCTGGGATCCCAAGAACCCGCCGAATTTCGATCTGGATACGGAGGACAAGAACCAGGACGGGCGGCTGGACCGTTTCGATCCCTCCAGCCCGGATTACCTCGTCTTCGACGAGGACACGGGACTCGACGGCCTCCACGATGCGGAGGAACCGGGGTACGCGGGCCTGGGCTCGGATCCGAACGGCGATGACTACCGATACAATCCCCAGTCGGCGCCCGACGATCACTCGCGAATCAACGGAACGGAGGGAAACGGGATCCATGGAACCGACGCGCGCCCCGACACGGAAGACTTGAACCGGGATGGAGGGCTCGACCTCGACGAGGACTACCACGAGGTCGGGATCGACCTCGCCGATACCGCGTTCGTCCTCGTGGACGTTCCCCGCGACGATCGCGACAATCCCTCGATCGATAGCAGCAACGGCTGGCGCCAGTTCCGCATCCCCCTCGAGGCGTTCGGCGTCCAGGGACGGCCGAATTGGCCCTATGTCCCGGCGATCCGACTGGCCATCGAGGGGATGGCCGACACGCTCAGGCTGCAGATCGGCGGCATCCGGTTCGTGGGCGTTCCCGCGCCCCCGGTGGCGCCGCGGATCGTCCTTCGGCAGAACCGGCCGAACCCGTTCAACCCTTCGACCACGATCGAGTACGAGCTTTCCCGCGAGGAACGCGTTCGCCTCGAGGTGTTCGACGTGACGGGGCGCCGGGTCGCGACGCTCGTGGACCGCGTCCAGGGCGACGGGCTGCATCGGGCGTTCTGGTCCGGGCGCGACGATCGCGGCCGTCCTGTTCCC